In the genome of Paralichthys olivaceus isolate ysfri-2021 chromosome 10, ASM2471397v2, whole genome shotgun sequence, the window ccaGGATGGACTCGGACTCCACCGTCCAGTGTAAACTCGTGGTTGTGGGGGACAGTCAGTGCGGGAAAAGCGCGCTGTTGAACGTGTTCGCCAAAGACAGTTTCCCTGAGGTAAGATGAGTCCCTGCCCGTGTCCCTCTGATGACGAACTGTCCCCTGACTCTggctctctgtccgtctctgtcCTCCGCAGTGCTACGTGCCCACGGTGTTTGAAAACTACTCGGCCAGCTTCGACCTGGACATGCAGCGAGTGGAGCTCCGGCTGTGGGACACCTCAGGTGAGCGCTCCCCCCACACCGAGCACAATAAGCCCACGCTTAACCTCAGTATCGGGTGGATTTACTTTAGTGTATAAATCTGTTAGGATGTTCATTTACTAACCTactaagtaaataaatacagcTTATTGTTGaatttgcatatatatatgaatgataTGACTTATTAAGTGTGTTTTTACTCAACATCATAGGAAGAAATGAAGgtgaataatatatattaattttgAATCATATATAAAAAGCACCTTGAATAgactatatattttttcttgcTTTATTACATTTGACATATTCAGAGAGCAGGGACATGCTGATAAACTGTCTTTGTTCAACAGCCTTTCCTTCTTAGCTTACAGTATTATAAGGAGCCTGATTATATTTACTATAAAGTGATATTCAGGCCTACCCTTAGTTTAATGAATTGCTTTAGTATAAATATATTGAGTTAATTTAGATGGGAATTACTAAAGGACAAATTAAAAGTGGACATTGATATATTATATACTGTTATATTTCTCTTACTTGTCTTAATATTAACTGTGTAAAACAGGCCTAAATCTCATATTGTACATCTTCTGGTTTAGCTTCACCTGACAGCGTCACGTCTTATAACACAATCGCTGTCTTCTAATTCCATATCTTATTTATCTTGGATTATAGTCTTTATTTTGAGAGCACACTCTGAATACACATTGTTGCATCATCAACTACAATTATGTAGGGACTTCTCCGTTTCTGACTCaaagacaaacaagcaaacactcaACATAATGGTTCTGCTGAGGTTTAGGTTGTGGATTCTTAACACTGGCTTTTTCAAAGAGATGCTGCACACTCACATCTGTTTTTCAACTGTAAACTAAATGATATTACtgtgatgaaacacattaatgGTGGTTTCAAAATCACATTTCTTACCAAGGTTATACAAATTCAGCATTTCATGGGTTGAACATAACTCATAACACCAGCCAGTATTTTAAACAGACTATGCTGACATAGCGTCAAGTGTTTGGGTATAATGAAATGTATATTAAAGTTAACGCCCTTTATGTGGTTAGGTTAATTTTCTGACTGAGGAAATGGCGTTTATAGACAAACTGTGGTCTAGTCTTATTCCCGAATTGTATTACCCTTGGCACCTCCCTACAACACAAATGCTCTTAGGGACACCTTGGAAAATGGCCTTTTTTTGGAATAGCTACAAAAATATTCATAGTCATTTTATAGCTTTACAACAGCTAACATTAGACTTCTAACTAAAGTTACGTTACACCACTCTGCCGCCATCCTCTCATGCACTTGCATTGCCTCGGCCCAGAGAGCTCCAGCTTCAGGCATAAGTGAAGCCGTCCTCCACAACACTAATGCCTACTTCAGGGGGATGCTGGTGGGGAAAAGTCTGTAGTGTAAGAGTGAGCAACCATTTTTTTTGGAGCATTTTTCAAAATTATGCACTGGGTGGAGTTTGGCTCTGAAATGTTCAAATATGATCAGTTCATGTGGGAACTGTAATAACAAAAGATTTGCTGATTTAGCATTGGCTTGTTCTTGTGTTCAGAAACCAAGTTCTCTTGGTATCTGAACACGTTCTCTAAAGATTGGATCTCTAGCAATGCTGCTGTTCTGTAAGTTCTTGTAAGTGTGCTGATGCTCTTGAAAAAGGTTTACTGAAGAGTAAATGGGGCTCAGAGGTTAAAGGAGCATTTCTGACAGTTCTTTAAACAGTGAACTACTTCATTCAATCAAACCATTTGaaatgttatattatttataagATTTGACAACATTTTGTAGACCCAAGACAAGACCTTTTGTAATAAAGATGTATCACAAAATGATGCTAGGTGGTCCAATAACCTATTTTAGAGCTGAACCTGGGAGCTTGACTAAGATAACGACTAAGAGTGTAACTGCTGATCGTGCTGAAAACTGCGGGACCTGTAGCAGCCTGATTGAAAGCACTGAAAATGAAGAGACATTAAGTCCACTGCAACCTGCTTCACCCAGCTTTGTGGTGGCTGGCGTACATTTGTTCACAGCCTGAGTATAGAGACAAGAAAATGCAAAGACATCACCTAGTCACAACATTTGCGTAGGAATGACTGCAGTCAAGGTTTGCAGCCAGTATTGTTGGGAAAAACTCACATTATCAGGGTTTCAATAGGAAAAGATTTGTCAAACAAAATCTCCAATATTTGTATGAATACTACACCCGAGTTTCTGTACCAACTCTAAAACAAGAGTTTTTTCAGTAACAGCAACATTAACTCCCCTCATATTTGGACAAATCATGAGTCTGCTCTACATCAGAATCATCATTCAGAGGATACATATTGGCAAATGGTGACAGAGAGCATAAAGAGCACAACAAACTCAAAAGGCCACACAAAACATTACACAGAAATCATATCTACACTGATGTCCAGTATGGAACACattgtttaatgttttcataGGGACTTAAGGGTGTAGGGTTCAGCCTGCTCCCCTCCCAGCATGTCTAATAGAGACGATTCCCTCCAGGTCGCGGACTGCTGGACTGAGTTTTCACTTCCTGAAAAGAACACATCTCATGATAGGATTGAGTAGTTTTTATGATTCCTTGTATCAAATATTCTTTGTAGTGCACTTCTTCATTTTAACGGCAGCAATGGTTCCCTGGCGCTGGATAGGTGTGAGTGCATGATGAGGGAGTGGCCTGGTGGGAACATTACATATGTTGGCTCCAGTGAAATCTGACTCTTAGCTTCTATCCAGCACTTCGCCTACATTCCAGACAGACGGCGTCATAGTCTTTCAGTGGAACTCAGTTGTGTTGGATAAATTACAGCTTACCCCTCACCCCTGCTTCACAACAGGCTGTCCACCCACCCCTCAGTCTGAGAGCTCAGCTTGTGATTCCCGCTCCCCTGTTTCAAAGGCTGGAGATGGACTGAAGAACTGAATCACCATTGTGCAGTCGTTTTCAACCATAATATGTTAATAATCTTTTCTGAGTTGTTCCCATAGGAATTGGAAGTGTTCTGACTAGAGTTAGCTGCGTTAAAGAACCAatatggaagaaaaacaactgtACCTCAACCTGTGGTTGTTAGGTCATTCCCCCAGAAGCGAACTGATAAGCTGGTTAGCGACCTGTTGCTGTAGAGATGTAATGTAGAGATGTCCATTATGGCGAGTCTGGAAGTACTATTGAGCTGACATTGAGAAGAAGGTGCATCAAAATTGTAGGGTAAACAACTCTGAGAATAATAAAGCAACAGAAATAAAGCAACATCCTGTATTAGGatgtagaaatacattttaaaggtttAATGGCTTGGGAGGGCACCCAAGCAGAGGTCAAATTATAAATGTTTCTTCATTTAAGAAAAAGGGAACAAAAAGTAAAGCgtaaatattattaaataaatcaatactTAAATAATACACATTTGTCAAATAGTACTAGAAAATGTACTCCTTTATTTGTTCCCCTGGAAATCTGTATTAAGATTCAGcatctgctctctctcacaAGGTTCCCATGGAAAAACCTTCATACCACAACTCCTGAAGGATGGCAGAGGCATTTTGCTTGCTTAACATAAGAAAATAGCTCTAAAAGATGTGAAGtttgaggaaaaaagaaagtgattaaCAGTCAGGGTGTCTGCAACAGTGTGGGAAAAGTGTTTAAGAGAACTGAGGACAGTTGTTTGTTGATGCATGTCAGACACTGGTGCTCATGAGGAGATGGCACTCAGCCAGTGGCCAACCATAGGTTCGCTCGGAGTTGATTACTTATACTTACTGATAATATACACACTACTTTTGAATGTGAGGATTACTCAGGAATGTGTACATGCATCAACCAACGTTGATATTGATATATGAGCCCAGTCCCAGAACAcgtgcaagcacacacacgtgGTCTCATTTAGACAGTCCACCTGGACAAATCCTGGTTAGCTGACACAGAAATGTTGTGTGTTCAGACTGTCCAGCATTGCATTGTTCTCTCATTATAACTATGATCCATGTCCTCAGTCCTTACAGCTCATTCTGCAAActtctctctttactctctttACTTTCACCGCTATGAACAGACATTCTGCACAAATATAAACTAGTAAAAGAGCCTGACACAGTTAGACACTGGAAGACACTGGAAGACATGAGCAGATGCATGAGCAGAGTCGATGTTCTAAACTAgtatataaatgaaatactgCAACTGATTTAATTAGCCTTAACTTGAGCTTGACCCTTAGTCACTTACGAGTACCATATGAGAGCGAGCTCCTCTGCAGGCTACTCCTTTTTAGGGAGTCCTGTCCTGtcttcttcattttatttttcctcctcttgtctacagaaatgtcagaaacatttcacagtgtttttgtACACTGATATCATCCTACAGCCGACTGATTGAAGCTATTGAGCCTTGTGCTTTTGATATATGAAAGTAACTTACTGCTTTGAAGGAGATTTGTAGGGTCCAAGCCAAAGTCGGCTGGGGGCCATGCATACAAAGGATACATTCCCTGAATTGAGCTGAATTTCATGATATAGACCAGTCCTATTTTTGTgtggatattttaaattttaaatttatGATTCATAAAACATGCataaccattttttaaaaaaactttctaGGGTTTATGATGTTGATGCTGTTCAATCTGcacaaaactaaatgaaaaatgtttcgACTCACAGAAACTATACAAATTTTGTAAGTAAAACTGTAGTCGAAATGCTGTAAACCGTGGGAACGAGATAACTTAAGTGTGACTACGTTTTAATACTGCAAGGCCAAAATATTCAAGTATTTAGTTTTCTAACATTTCACATAATGACATCATGTAGTTGCCAGGGTGTGCCTGATGCATCTGAGATGGGGAAGGTTTGAGTTGAACTGGGTGTTTTAGTGATGATGATTGACTATTTGAGTCAAGATATACTGTAAAAGTTGTAGAATAATTAGAACTAAAGGATCTTATTTATAAAGTTTATATCTCACAAACAGCATCACCACTGTTGAAAATCTGCTATTAATACAATACAAACTATGATGAGAATATGTTATACCAGAGATTCAAGTCTCAAGTTCCTGTGTGTGAAGTGGCTTTCTGTCTTTCATTGCACCTCTATGCAATCCCTCTGGGTCTGTACATAAGTGAACAAAACATTGAGTCAAGTCTGAGAATGGATATCCATTATTTTGTCAAACAAAAGTTCAGCTCAATTTTCACCACAGCTGTTTTACAGAATGCTTTAGAACTAAGATATTATAGCAGATTACTTCTTCATCCTTTGTTTAGAAAAAGCTCATTTCAGAAAGGCGAAAAACAGAAACTCCATACTCTGCAGAACTTATgaagtattttatcattaaatacaaaggtgtgtgtgtgtgtgtgtgtgtgtgtgtgtgtgtgtgtgtgtgtgtgtgtggaggttaGAGGGTGTGAGTGTAAGGTAAGTCGTTGTTTATGTAAATGCTGAAGTCTTTGTGTGAATGACCATACAGGCTTCCAGAATGAGTCGTATATGCTACACGATCCTATGAAATTCCAGCTTTAGGTATCCATTCACTACTTTGCTAGAGATGGCATTCAGGACACAGGGCTGTAGATTCATAAATGAAGTAATACACTCTGGTTTTGTTTAAAAGATGCCCAGAAGGGTGGAGTGCTTGGATCCTCTGTTGGAATGTACGCTGCTGTAATTCTAGCCATGTTTTGGTGTGAAAAACATATTGTGGCACTGTTGAGCAAAGAGCTCTGCTTTTCCCTGCAGGACTGATATTTTGTTTGTTGgccatttccatttttcagtCTTCCATTTGGAGACCAATGGTGACTGAAATCTGAAAGGAGAGGGTGAACTGCAAGTAAATAAAAACGTGACACCTAAAAATAGGTGAATCTTATGACAACTCTACCAGGAGAACAAAGCActtacttttttaaatgattcttcttcttcttcctattattattattattattaataataacaattatcaTAAAGTGGTGCTAATTTACTTACttaatgatataatatagtaaaaatAATGAGACATGAAagcaaaaataatgataaatcaaTAGTTTAGTGTTTTACTTATGGGCCTTTGATTCTGAAATAAAGCTAAATACCAATGGTAtcactgtaataataataataatagtaggcataataaaaataaaaataacaaagcgATAAATATCAGGACAACAGCAACACTCAGTAAATGAGCAGTACTGAGCTTTTGAATGAAGCTCTGAATTATATATAACACATTTTATCATTGCCTTTTATAATGGAAAACTGACGTGTGAATATTTCTGTCATCAAAGGTTCTTCTTACTATGACAACGTACGTCCCCTATCCTACCCGGATGCTGACGCAGTCCTCATCTGCTTTGACATCAGCAGACCAGAGACATTAGACAACGTGCTTAAGAAGGTGAGTGtaagatcccccccccccctgctgtcTAATGTTGGATCTTGTAGGGATCCATACTGGGTCTGTTTTTACTCCATATATAGAAATAGATTTACATGCAATTGTATCCCCTGCCATATAATGCAGGGGATACAGGGATCAGTATGTTTGTCCTTCTGGATGTTTTTCATGAGACTTAACAGTTATGTTCATTGGACAGTGAAGTAGCGCTTTTTCATATTTGGGGTTCTTTGAATAAATATCCTCTCTGACCACCAAACTTTCCCCCACATCTTAATCAAGAGTTGTCTGTGTACTTTATTCAGCCAATCAAATTAGATTTTCATGTGTGGGAAATAATGACACTTCAAGTGACTGATCTGTATGTTTTTGGGTATTTTATCTCCTGATGACTCCTATTTTACCTGATGTTGTATTTACTAACTAATCACACCAAAGTCACTTGTCCATCATGGTAACATGATTATCTATCCTCTCTTGGTCTTTGTGCGCTCTGTCcagtggagaggagagattgAGGAGTTCTGCCCTAACACCAAGATGCTGCTGGTAGGCTGTAAGTCAGACCTCAGAACAGACCTCTTCACCAGGTCtcacagcagacacactccAGTATCATACGACCAGGTGGGTGAATATCTTCCACACTTACACACAATAGACACATGACACAGCTCTACTTAGCATGTGTTTAACCTATTACACTCCAAAAAGTCAACAAGGTGGTTTGTtcacttattttttatattcagttaaCTTAAAATGCATATATTTGTGAGGttaggatgtttttttttctaattaagtCAAGTAATTTCTTTCATTAACTGTATGAAATAAAAGCTGTCATAAAACCCTAAAGATGACGACTAAACTACATATCCACATGGGGCATTCAAAAAACAGCCCTGCTTTAAAAGTGAGTGTTTGGGAGAGTTTAGGAGGGTGGAAGTGGAAGTGGACTTCAAATAGCTGTGTTATGAATGTAATAAGCATGATTTAGTGAAGTGAGGATGAAGGTTGAGATCATGGGGGCATGGAGTAGCAGAAAGTGGCtttcaaaagaaagaagaaagaagctAGTGATGATCAAGGGATGACGAATCATGCAGAGAAGTACAACAAGATGCTTTATTAAAAGTTAATAGTATGGAtggtaaaaatgttaaagtccATGGCTCAGCTGCTAGACAAATGGGGGTTATATCTACAGTACCACTGTCTGTCTTAATGGAAGATATTCAAACAGATCTAAAAGGAGGGAAAATACTTGATGCAAGACGCATTTCTTCGAAAACAAATAGAGAACGAACAGAAACATTCATTGAATTTGATCACGATCTTCCAAGGAAAGTTATGCTTTGTGGTGGAAGTAAAAATGCAAACCTGTTTTGTCCGACAATGTTAATAAAAGAAGGGATGTTTTGTTGGATT includes:
- the LOC109637419 gene encoding rho-related GTP-binding protein RhoE-like; translation: MDSDSTVQCKLVVVGDSQCGKSALLNVFAKDSFPECYVPTVFENYSASFDLDMQRVELRLWDTSGSSYYDNVRPLSYPDADAVLICFDISRPETLDNVLKKWRGEIEEFCPNTKMLLVGCKSDLRTDLFTRSHSRHTPVSYDQGSNTAKQLSTPYLECSSLQSDNSVKDIFHVATLACVNKNNKNTKRRKSSRATKRMSHSGGDISPVASTHYQQTKAKSCAVM